One part of the Pseudopipra pipra isolate bDixPip1 chromosome 3, bDixPip1.hap1, whole genome shotgun sequence genome encodes these proteins:
- the CNR1 gene encoding cannabinoid receptor 1 isoform X2, with protein MRLSAAGCWGVSRRGCLPPNWNSPALILLVCKRISSDAFFCPPSLSETNKTGVMKSVLDGLADTTFRTITTDLLYVASNDIQYEDMKGDMASKLGYYPQKFPLSSFRGDPFQEKMTTGDDPLLSIIPSDQVNITEFYNKSLSTLKDNEENIQCGENFMDMECFMILNPSQQLAIAVLSLTLGTFTVLENLLVLCVILHSRSLRCRPSYHFIGSLAVADLLGSVIFVYSFVDFHVFHRKDSPNVFLFKLGGVTASFTASVGSLFLTAIDRYISIHRPLAYKRIVTRPKAVVAFCVMWTIAIVIAVLPLLGWNCKKLNSVCSDIFPLIDETYLMFWIGVTSVLLLFIVYAYMYILWKAHSHAVRMLQRGTQKSIIVQSTEDGKVQITRPDQTRMDIRLAKTLVLILVVLIICWGPLLAIMVYDVFGKMNKLIKTVFAFCSMLCLLNSTVNPIIYALRSKDLRHAFRSMFPTCKGTAQPLDNSMESDCQHKHANNAGNVHRAAESCIKSTVKIAKVTMSVSTDTTAEAL; from the coding sequence GATTTCCTCCGATGCATTTTTCTGTCCCCCAAGTCTCTCTGAAACCAACAAGACTGGGGTTATGAAGTCAGTCCTAGATGGCCTCGCAGATACAACTTTCCGAACAATCACAACAGATCTCCTTTACGTGGCCTCCAACGACATCCAGTACGAAGACATGAAAGGCGACATGGCATCCAAGCTGGGGTACTACCCCCAGAAGttccctctttcctccttcAGGGGTGATCCTTTCCAAGAAAAAATGACTACAGGAGATGATCCCCTGTTGAGCATTATTCCCTCAGATCAGGTCAACATCACAGAGTTTTACAACAAGTCCCTGTCCACACTTAAGGATAATGAGGAGAATATACAATGCGGGGAGAACTTTATGGATATGGAGTGCTTTATGATCCTgaaccccagccagcagctggcCATCGCTGTGCTGTCGCTCACCCTGGGCACCTTCACGGTCCTAGAGAACCTCCTCGTTCTGTGTGTCATCCTCCACTCCCGAAGTCTCCGGTGTAGACCCTCCTACCATTTCAttggcagcctggctgtggcCGACCTCTTGGGCAGTGTCATTTTTGTCTACAGTTTTGTGGATTTCCATGTTTTCCACCGGAAGGATAGCCCCAACGTCTTCTTGTTCAAACTGGGTGGAGTTACAGCCTCCTTCACCGCCTCCGTAGGTAGCCTTTTCCTCACGGCAATAGACCGATACATATCTATACACAGGCCACTAGCTTACAAAAGGATTGTTACCCGACCAAAGGCTGTCGTAGCATTTTGTGTGATGTGGACCATTGCTATTGTAATAGCCGTTCTTCCTCTGCTCGGCTGGAACTGCAAAAAGCTCAATTCTGTTTGTTCGGACATATTCCCTCTCATCGATGAGACGTACCTGATGTTCTGGATTGGGGTCACCAGCGTCCTCTTGTTGTTCATTGTCTATGCCTACATGTACATACTGTGGAAGGCTCACAGCCATGCTGTTCGCATGCTTCAGCGGGGCACACAGAAAAGCATAATCGTTCAGTCAACAGAGGATGGTAAGGTACAGATCACTAGGCCTGATCAAACTCGTATGGACATCAGGTTAGCCAAAACCTTGGTCCTTATTCTAGTCGTTTTAATCATATGCTGGGGCCCTCTCCTCGCCATCATGGTGTATGATGTCTTTGGGAAAATGAACAAGCTTATCAAGACTGTCTTTGCCTTCTGTAGCATGCTCTGTTTGCTGAATTCAACAGTGAATCCCATCATCTATGCTCTGAGGAGCAAGGACTTGCGACATGCCTTCCGCAGCATGTTCCCCACCTGCAAAGGAACGGCACAGCCCCTTGATAACAGCATGGAGTCTGACTGCCAGCACAAACACGCCAACAACGCGGGGAACGTGCACAGGGCTGCCGAGAGCTGCATTAAGAGCACAGTTAAGATTGCCAAAGTTACCATGTCTGTCTCCACAGACACAACTGCTGAAGCATTGTAA
- the CNR1 gene encoding cannabinoid receptor 1 isoform X3, translating to MRISSDAFFCPPSLSETNKTGVMKSVLDGLADTTFRTITTDLLYVASNDIQYEDMKGDMASKLGYYPQKFPLSSFRGDPFQEKMTTGDDPLLSIIPSDQVNITEFYNKSLSTLKDNEENIQCGENFMDMECFMILNPSQQLAIAVLSLTLGTFTVLENLLVLCVILHSRSLRCRPSYHFIGSLAVADLLGSVIFVYSFVDFHVFHRKDSPNVFLFKLGGVTASFTASVGSLFLTAIDRYISIHRPLAYKRIVTRPKAVVAFCVMWTIAIVIAVLPLLGWNCKKLNSVCSDIFPLIDETYLMFWIGVTSVLLLFIVYAYMYILWKAHSHAVRMLQRGTQKSIIVQSTEDGKVQITRPDQTRMDIRLAKTLVLILVVLIICWGPLLAIMVYDVFGKMNKLIKTVFAFCSMLCLLNSTVNPIIYALRSKDLRHAFRSMFPTCKGTAQPLDNSMESDCQHKHANNAGNVHRAAESCIKSTVKIAKVTMSVSTDTTAEAL from the coding sequence GATTTCCTCCGATGCATTTTTCTGTCCCCCAAGTCTCTCTGAAACCAACAAGACTGGGGTTATGAAGTCAGTCCTAGATGGCCTCGCAGATACAACTTTCCGAACAATCACAACAGATCTCCTTTACGTGGCCTCCAACGACATCCAGTACGAAGACATGAAAGGCGACATGGCATCCAAGCTGGGGTACTACCCCCAGAAGttccctctttcctccttcAGGGGTGATCCTTTCCAAGAAAAAATGACTACAGGAGATGATCCCCTGTTGAGCATTATTCCCTCAGATCAGGTCAACATCACAGAGTTTTACAACAAGTCCCTGTCCACACTTAAGGATAATGAGGAGAATATACAATGCGGGGAGAACTTTATGGATATGGAGTGCTTTATGATCCTgaaccccagccagcagctggcCATCGCTGTGCTGTCGCTCACCCTGGGCACCTTCACGGTCCTAGAGAACCTCCTCGTTCTGTGTGTCATCCTCCACTCCCGAAGTCTCCGGTGTAGACCCTCCTACCATTTCAttggcagcctggctgtggcCGACCTCTTGGGCAGTGTCATTTTTGTCTACAGTTTTGTGGATTTCCATGTTTTCCACCGGAAGGATAGCCCCAACGTCTTCTTGTTCAAACTGGGTGGAGTTACAGCCTCCTTCACCGCCTCCGTAGGTAGCCTTTTCCTCACGGCAATAGACCGATACATATCTATACACAGGCCACTAGCTTACAAAAGGATTGTTACCCGACCAAAGGCTGTCGTAGCATTTTGTGTGATGTGGACCATTGCTATTGTAATAGCCGTTCTTCCTCTGCTCGGCTGGAACTGCAAAAAGCTCAATTCTGTTTGTTCGGACATATTCCCTCTCATCGATGAGACGTACCTGATGTTCTGGATTGGGGTCACCAGCGTCCTCTTGTTGTTCATTGTCTATGCCTACATGTACATACTGTGGAAGGCTCACAGCCATGCTGTTCGCATGCTTCAGCGGGGCACACAGAAAAGCATAATCGTTCAGTCAACAGAGGATGGTAAGGTACAGATCACTAGGCCTGATCAAACTCGTATGGACATCAGGTTAGCCAAAACCTTGGTCCTTATTCTAGTCGTTTTAATCATATGCTGGGGCCCTCTCCTCGCCATCATGGTGTATGATGTCTTTGGGAAAATGAACAAGCTTATCAAGACTGTCTTTGCCTTCTGTAGCATGCTCTGTTTGCTGAATTCAACAGTGAATCCCATCATCTATGCTCTGAGGAGCAAGGACTTGCGACATGCCTTCCGCAGCATGTTCCCCACCTGCAAAGGAACGGCACAGCCCCTTGATAACAGCATGGAGTCTGACTGCCAGCACAAACACGCCAACAACGCGGGGAACGTGCACAGGGCTGCCGAGAGCTGCATTAAGAGCACAGTTAAGATTGCCAAAGTTACCATGTCTGTCTCCACAGACACAACTGCTGAAGCATTGTAA
- the CNR1 gene encoding cannabinoid receptor 1 isoform X4 — translation MKSVLDGLADTTFRTITTDLLYVASNDIQYEDMKGDMASKLGYYPQKFPLSSFRGDPFQEKMTTGDDPLLSIIPSDQVNITEFYNKSLSTLKDNEENIQCGENFMDMECFMILNPSQQLAIAVLSLTLGTFTVLENLLVLCVILHSRSLRCRPSYHFIGSLAVADLLGSVIFVYSFVDFHVFHRKDSPNVFLFKLGGVTASFTASVGSLFLTAIDRYISIHRPLAYKRIVTRPKAVVAFCVMWTIAIVIAVLPLLGWNCKKLNSVCSDIFPLIDETYLMFWIGVTSVLLLFIVYAYMYILWKAHSHAVRMLQRGTQKSIIVQSTEDGKVQITRPDQTRMDIRLAKTLVLILVVLIICWGPLLAIMVYDVFGKMNKLIKTVFAFCSMLCLLNSTVNPIIYALRSKDLRHAFRSMFPTCKGTAQPLDNSMESDCQHKHANNAGNVHRAAESCIKSTVKIAKVTMSVSTDTTAEAL, via the coding sequence ATGAAGTCAGTCCTAGATGGCCTCGCAGATACAACTTTCCGAACAATCACAACAGATCTCCTTTACGTGGCCTCCAACGACATCCAGTACGAAGACATGAAAGGCGACATGGCATCCAAGCTGGGGTACTACCCCCAGAAGttccctctttcctccttcAGGGGTGATCCTTTCCAAGAAAAAATGACTACAGGAGATGATCCCCTGTTGAGCATTATTCCCTCAGATCAGGTCAACATCACAGAGTTTTACAACAAGTCCCTGTCCACACTTAAGGATAATGAGGAGAATATACAATGCGGGGAGAACTTTATGGATATGGAGTGCTTTATGATCCTgaaccccagccagcagctggcCATCGCTGTGCTGTCGCTCACCCTGGGCACCTTCACGGTCCTAGAGAACCTCCTCGTTCTGTGTGTCATCCTCCACTCCCGAAGTCTCCGGTGTAGACCCTCCTACCATTTCAttggcagcctggctgtggcCGACCTCTTGGGCAGTGTCATTTTTGTCTACAGTTTTGTGGATTTCCATGTTTTCCACCGGAAGGATAGCCCCAACGTCTTCTTGTTCAAACTGGGTGGAGTTACAGCCTCCTTCACCGCCTCCGTAGGTAGCCTTTTCCTCACGGCAATAGACCGATACATATCTATACACAGGCCACTAGCTTACAAAAGGATTGTTACCCGACCAAAGGCTGTCGTAGCATTTTGTGTGATGTGGACCATTGCTATTGTAATAGCCGTTCTTCCTCTGCTCGGCTGGAACTGCAAAAAGCTCAATTCTGTTTGTTCGGACATATTCCCTCTCATCGATGAGACGTACCTGATGTTCTGGATTGGGGTCACCAGCGTCCTCTTGTTGTTCATTGTCTATGCCTACATGTACATACTGTGGAAGGCTCACAGCCATGCTGTTCGCATGCTTCAGCGGGGCACACAGAAAAGCATAATCGTTCAGTCAACAGAGGATGGTAAGGTACAGATCACTAGGCCTGATCAAACTCGTATGGACATCAGGTTAGCCAAAACCTTGGTCCTTATTCTAGTCGTTTTAATCATATGCTGGGGCCCTCTCCTCGCCATCATGGTGTATGATGTCTTTGGGAAAATGAACAAGCTTATCAAGACTGTCTTTGCCTTCTGTAGCATGCTCTGTTTGCTGAATTCAACAGTGAATCCCATCATCTATGCTCTGAGGAGCAAGGACTTGCGACATGCCTTCCGCAGCATGTTCCCCACCTGCAAAGGAACGGCACAGCCCCTTGATAACAGCATGGAGTCTGACTGCCAGCACAAACACGCCAACAACGCGGGGAACGTGCACAGGGCTGCCGAGAGCTGCATTAAGAGCACAGTTAAGATTGCCAAAGTTACCATGTCTGTCTCCACAGACACAACTGCTGAAGCATTGTAA